The proteins below are encoded in one region of Parvicella tangerina:
- a CDS encoding PfkB family carbohydrate kinase, giving the protein MSLVNVGTVAFDAIETPFGKTDKIIGGACTYISLAASYFTKGAKIVSVVGDDFPQDVIDMFSDRDISTEGLQVKQGEKTFFWSGKYHADMNSRDTIDTQLNVLETFDPIIPDAYQDCEYLMLGNLAPQAQLQVIDRLEKRPKLIVLDTMNFWMEVALDDLLTVIKEVDVLTINDEEARLLSGEYSLRKAAKKILTMGPKYLIIKKGEHGALLFNDERVFFAPALPLEEVFDPTGAGDTFAGGFIGYLASSGNISWENMKNAIIMGSALASFTVEKFGIERLRDLTMEEIADRISQFAELTNFTMEYPFQEEEQI; this is encoded by the coding sequence ATGAGCCTAGTTAACGTTGGTACAGTAGCTTTTGATGCTATTGAAACACCTTTCGGGAAGACCGATAAAATTATTGGCGGAGCTTGTACATACATCAGTCTTGCCGCATCGTACTTTACTAAAGGAGCAAAAATCGTATCCGTAGTGGGTGATGATTTTCCTCAGGATGTTATTGACATGTTCTCCGATCGAGATATTTCAACTGAAGGTCTTCAAGTAAAACAAGGAGAAAAAACTTTTTTCTGGTCGGGTAAGTATCACGCTGATATGAACTCAAGAGATACGATCGATACACAATTAAACGTTCTTGAGACTTTTGATCCAATCATTCCAGACGCTTATCAAGACTGTGAGTATTTAATGCTTGGGAACCTTGCTCCACAGGCTCAGCTTCAAGTGATTGATCGCCTGGAGAAAAGACCAAAGCTTATTGTTTTGGATACCATGAACTTTTGGATGGAAGTTGCACTTGACGATTTGTTGACTGTAATCAAAGAAGTAGATGTACTAACCATCAATGATGAAGAGGCTCGTTTACTGTCTGGTGAATACTCGCTTAGAAAAGCTGCAAAGAAAATCTTAACCATGGGACCCAAATATTTGATTATCAAAAAGGGTGAACATGGAGCGCTGTTGTTTAATGATGAGCGAGTATTTTTTGCTCCTGCGCTTCCTTTGGAAGAAGTGTTTGACCCCACTGGTGCTGGAGATACGTTTGCGGGAGGGTTTATAGGATACTTAGCTAGCTCAGGAAACATCTCATGGGAAAACATGAAAAATGCCATTATCATGGGATCAGCACTTGCTTCTTTTACAGTAGAAAAATTTGGAATCGAAAGACTTCGAGACTTAACAATGGAAGAAATTGCAGATAGAATATCTCAATTTGCTGAATTGACGAACTTCACCATGGAATACCCATTTCAGGAGGAAGAGCAAATCTAA
- a CDS encoding cation:proton antiporter, which produces MPKLITLLLALVINLNFSLFANPTTDHGVEVAEEIAVEQVEHGHHPDTSMLFFIIVAVFIGVSTRHLLKKLPIPFTALLLVIGIVLGSFSRLGYFETWGSLDVSFIKDSLYNAAHIDPHLLLYIFLPILIFEAAFAMDFHTFKKTAVNSVLLAVPGILVALVLTALIVIGIDYFDIGLEGWANWSLALMFGAVISATDPVAVVALLKDLGASKKLGTTIEGESLLNDGTAIVIFMVFLGALTGEADGMNGILKFVIVSFGGIGIGLFMGWICVKWLSRIYTDAMVEITLVVGAAYLTFYTAEHFFHVSGVLALVALGLVLGGPGRSSISPKVEHFMHEFWELAGFIANCIIFLIVGLVVSQRTQFTASDFVILLIVYIGIHIVRAIVLTMFFPIMKNAGYGLTKKEGVVVWYGALRGAIGLALALIVANINPNDLVSTMGVTLDQAIEIKEEFLFLIAGTVTLTLLVNATTIKMIIEKLGLLKLSESKLEMRASVNHYLRMAGEKKVNRSKQDRYLKKADWDTVESFLPPESDVKIGDEHEEKTIAELRKKLLEKEKSSYWHQFKEGMLPGKVIPSLTEGINNLIDENGKLPLSHRKDLEDLWTIPGWVKRLSQSGFLKKLRHRIAVNRLAESYDAAIGFVLAQDECISLLGSIARNENVGMEMLEKLEEEINANKIAGQSFIRNLRSEYPNIYETLSTQRAIRTLLDYEEKTVERLQKKGRIDVGEAGHFIQDISERRKKLESEL; this is translated from the coding sequence ATGCCTAAGCTTATCACACTTTTACTTGCACTCGTAATTAACTTAAACTTTTCACTTTTTGCCAACCCTACAACAGATCATGGTGTTGAAGTGGCAGAAGAAATTGCTGTAGAGCAAGTGGAACACGGTCATCACCCTGACACATCTATGCTTTTTTTCATAATAGTAGCTGTATTTATCGGTGTTTCCACCAGGCATCTTTTGAAGAAGTTGCCAATTCCTTTTACTGCTCTTTTACTCGTTATAGGGATTGTTTTAGGAAGCTTTTCACGGTTGGGGTATTTCGAGACTTGGGGGAGCCTTGATGTGAGCTTTATTAAGGACTCTTTGTACAATGCAGCACATATTGATCCGCACTTACTTTTATATATTTTCTTACCGATATTGATTTTTGAAGCCGCTTTTGCCATGGATTTCCATACCTTCAAAAAGACCGCTGTAAACTCCGTCTTGCTTGCTGTCCCTGGAATTCTTGTTGCATTGGTACTTACGGCACTTATCGTTATTGGGATCGATTATTTTGACATCGGTCTTGAAGGTTGGGCAAACTGGAGTTTGGCTTTGATGTTTGGTGCGGTAATCAGTGCTACCGACCCTGTTGCCGTAGTTGCGCTGCTCAAGGATCTTGGTGCAAGTAAGAAATTAGGAACAACCATAGAAGGAGAGTCTTTATTAAACGATGGAACTGCTATTGTGATCTTTATGGTTTTCCTTGGTGCATTAACAGGTGAAGCTGATGGTATGAACGGCATTCTTAAGTTTGTGATTGTTTCTTTTGGCGGAATTGGTATTGGTCTTTTTATGGGGTGGATTTGCGTGAAGTGGTTAAGTCGAATCTACACCGATGCTATGGTTGAAATCACACTAGTTGTAGGTGCAGCTTACCTGACTTTTTATACGGCAGAACACTTTTTTCATGTTTCTGGAGTCCTTGCCCTAGTTGCTTTGGGGTTAGTATTAGGAGGTCCTGGAAGATCGAGTATTTCACCAAAAGTTGAGCACTTTATGCATGAATTCTGGGAGTTAGCTGGATTCATTGCCAACTGTATCATCTTCTTAATCGTTGGGTTAGTAGTTTCTCAACGAACTCAGTTCACGGCAAGTGACTTCGTCATCCTATTGATTGTTTATATTGGTATTCATATTGTTCGAGCTATTGTACTTACGATGTTCTTCCCTATTATGAAGAATGCAGGTTATGGACTCACTAAAAAAGAGGGTGTTGTAGTTTGGTACGGAGCGTTAAGGGGAGCTATTGGACTTGCGCTGGCTTTAATTGTTGCAAATATTAATCCAAATGACCTCGTAAGTACAATGGGCGTAACCCTTGATCAGGCGATTGAGATAAAAGAAGAGTTCCTTTTCTTGATTGCGGGAACCGTAACACTTACGCTGCTTGTAAATGCCACAACTATTAAAATGATCATTGAAAAACTTGGACTGCTCAAGCTAAGTGAATCTAAATTAGAAATGCGGGCAAGTGTAAATCATTACTTGCGAATGGCTGGTGAGAAAAAAGTAAACCGAAGTAAACAAGACCGTTATTTGAAAAAGGCTGATTGGGATACAGTTGAATCATTTCTCCCACCAGAATCAGACGTTAAGATAGGTGATGAGCACGAGGAAAAAACAATTGCTGAACTCCGGAAAAAGCTACTTGAAAAAGAGAAAAGTAGTTATTGGCATCAATTCAAAGAGGGAATGTTGCCCGGTAAGGTGATTCCTAGCCTCACAGAAGGCATAAACAACTTAATTGATGAAAACGGAAAGTTACCATTATCACATCGAAAAGACTTGGAAGATCTTTGGACAATTCCGGGGTGGGTTAAACGTCTATCTCAATCAGGTTTTTTGAAAAAGTTAAGGCACCGAATAGCTGTAAACCGACTGGCAGAGAGTTATGATGCGGCTATTGGTTTCGTTTTGGCTCAAGATGAGTGTATTTCACTCTTGGGAAGTATTGCTAGAAACGAAAATGTGGGCATGGAGATGCTAGAAAAACTTGAGGAAGAAATCAATGCAAATAAAATTGCTGGTCAATCCTTTATCAGAAACCTTCGTTCAGAATACCCTAACATTTATGAAACGCTTTCTACTCAGCGAGCGATACGAACCTTACTTGATTATGAAGAAAAAACGGTAGAGCGTCTGCAAAAGAAAGGACGTATTGATGTTGGGGAGGCTGGACACTTTATTCAAGACATCAGTGAGCGCAGGAAGAAGTTGGAAAGTGAACTTTAG
- a CDS encoding serine hydrolase domain-containing protein — translation MERVIIAMALIVVLLLSCGIDQENTVDKGEKVVEIVPDSTAYFDSVYAPYKISLDTFFRNKFEQTHFYGTVLFAQRGRIIFENVYGYANLQTKDTLTLDHTFQLASASKPFTAVAILQLVEQGKITLSDEMHKFFPSFPYDGITVEQLLAHRSGMSQYTHFCDAPDTIWPDKHKTITNNDVIKIMSEIKPMINYAPNQTHYYCNTNYMLLASIVEKVSGVSFSDYLKTNIFQPSGMTHTVLYTRDNDDELILPTIGYNGAFNPTIDIYLNGVVGDKGIYSNVHDMLKFDQALYNGTLLQDSTVALMMTDHNELQSNGQNYGYGFRIYPEESTEGLGRIVFHTGWWKGFRTYFIRVPKQEKTIIVLTHIKRGKFLDIKELVSLIKSL, via the coding sequence ATGGAAAGAGTGATAATAGCAATGGCCCTTATAGTTGTACTATTGTTGAGTTGTGGAATTGATCAAGAAAACACGGTTGATAAAGGAGAGAAAGTAGTAGAAATAGTTCCGGATAGTACGGCTTATTTTGATAGTGTCTATGCTCCTTATAAGATTAGTCTGGATACTTTTTTTAGGAACAAATTTGAGCAGACTCATTTTTATGGTACGGTTCTATTCGCCCAAAGAGGTCGCATTATATTTGAGAATGTTTACGGGTATGCTAATCTGCAAACCAAAGATACACTAACACTGGATCACACTTTTCAGTTGGCTTCGGCAAGTAAACCTTTTACCGCAGTCGCTATTCTGCAGCTCGTTGAACAAGGGAAAATTACGCTTTCAGATGAGATGCATAAGTTTTTCCCTTCTTTTCCTTACGATGGAATTACGGTAGAACAATTGCTTGCACACAGAAGCGGGATGAGTCAATACACGCATTTTTGCGATGCTCCAGATACGATTTGGCCAGACAAACACAAAACAATAACGAATAATGATGTCATCAAGATCATGAGCGAGATCAAGCCGATGATCAACTATGCTCCAAACCAAACTCACTATTATTGCAACACAAACTATATGCTTTTAGCATCCATTGTAGAAAAAGTATCTGGAGTGTCGTTTTCTGATTATCTCAAAACTAACATCTTCCAACCTAGTGGTATGACGCACACGGTACTTTATACACGAGATAATGATGACGAGTTGATTTTACCCACAATTGGCTACAACGGAGCATTCAACCCTACTATTGATATCTACTTGAATGGCGTAGTCGGGGATAAAGGAATCTACTCGAATGTACACGATATGTTGAAATTTGATCAGGCGTTATATAACGGTACGCTACTACAAGACTCCACTGTTGCACTAATGATGACGGATCATAATGAACTGCAAAGTAATGGGCAAAACTATGGATACGGGTTTAGAATTTATCCCGAGGAGTCTACAGAAGGCTTGGGAAGGATCGTGTTTCATACAGGTTGGTGGAAAGGGTTTAGAACCTATTTTATTCGAGTTCCGAAGCAAGAAAAAACAATAATAGTGCTGACGCATATTAAGAGAGGAAAGTTTTTAGACATCAAAGAACTGGTTAGCTTAATAAAAAGTTTATAA
- a CDS encoding YwbE family protein — translation MEGTERKNIKVGMTVKVVQKHHQRTGELTEGLVKQLLTKSPKHPHGIKVRLESGIVGRVKKII, via the coding sequence ATGGAAGGAACGGAGCGAAAGAATATCAAAGTTGGTATGACCGTAAAGGTGGTCCAAAAGCATCATCAGCGGACAGGCGAACTCACGGAAGGTTTGGTAAAACAGTTGCTGACAAAGTCTCCAAAACACCCTCATGGAATAAAGGTAAGACTGGAGTCTGGAATTGTTGGAAGGGTCAAGAAAATAATTTGA
- a CDS encoding ArsR/SmtB family transcription factor: MGLTKTDLYSAEQNAFAQMGKVFSHPARVAILQYLLKANACINSDLVQELGLAQATISQHLKELKQVGIIQGTIEGTSMNYCINPSKWKEFQESFNQLFEQHPCCGGEDCC; encoded by the coding sequence ATGGGACTAACGAAAACAGACTTATATTCTGCAGAGCAAAATGCATTTGCACAAATGGGAAAGGTATTTTCGCATCCGGCTCGTGTGGCTATTTTGCAATACTTGCTCAAGGCAAATGCGTGCATTAATTCAGACTTGGTTCAGGAATTAGGACTTGCTCAAGCAACGATCAGTCAACATTTAAAGGAGCTGAAACAAGTTGGGATCATTCAAGGGACCATTGAGGGGACGTCCATGAACTATTGCATTAACCCATCCAAATGGAAGGAATTTCAAGAATCATTTAACCAACTATTCGAGCAGCATCCTTGTTGCGGAGGAGAAGACTGTTGCTAA
- a CDS encoding DUF6428 family protein: MKLSEFKNILKDQSMISFRLPNGQYVPAHFHVTEVGQISKHFIDCGGTVRTENRVNFQLWEANDYDHRLHPEKLVSIIELSERTLQLNDEEIEVEYQGETIGKYGIDWVNNEFVLTSLVTDCLAKDKCGVPQEKVKKSLATLSKNENKCVPGSGCC; encoded by the coding sequence ATGAAACTAAGTGAATTCAAAAACATCCTTAAAGATCAGTCCATGATCAGCTTTCGTTTACCGAATGGGCAATATGTTCCTGCACATTTTCATGTAACAGAAGTGGGGCAAATTTCTAAACATTTTATAGACTGTGGTGGAACAGTAAGAACAGAGAATCGAGTAAATTTTCAACTTTGGGAAGCAAATGATTACGATCATAGGTTACATCCGGAGAAGTTAGTTTCCATTATTGAATTGTCTGAAAGAACACTCCAGTTAAACGATGAGGAAATTGAAGTAGAATATCAAGGAGAAACGATTGGGAAATACGGTATTGACTGGGTGAACAATGAGTTTGTCCTAACATCATTAGTGACCGATTGTTTAGCGAAAGATAAGTGTGGAGTTCCTCAAGAAAAAGTCAAAAAGTCCTTGGCAACGCTTTCAAAAAATGAAAACAAGTGCGTCCCAGGTTCGGGGTGCTGTTAA
- a CDS encoding protein-tyrosine-phosphatase — MKTSASQVRGAVKTKSMFDKLKKVVDCIDFETVSDARKETLQVLIAFISQKIEEGFPIALNFICTHNSRRSQFSQLWAKVAADFYGIDADCFSGGVEVTAFNKNAVDSLIRFGFKMTKEGVENPIYAIRWDDVHEPIKMYSKLYDDPLNSRTHFAAIMTCAHADENCPVVMGCEQRIPIRYSDPKKYDNTPLQNTMYDHCSFRIATEMFYVFSQIEK, encoded by the coding sequence ATGAAAACAAGTGCGTCCCAGGTTCGGGGTGCTGTTAAAACCAAGTCCATGTTTGATAAGCTTAAGAAAGTTGTTGATTGTATTGATTTTGAAACGGTCAGTGATGCGAGAAAGGAGACACTACAAGTTTTGATTGCCTTTATAAGTCAGAAGATCGAAGAGGGTTTTCCCATAGCACTTAACTTCATTTGTACGCATAATTCACGCAGAAGTCAATTTTCTCAGTTATGGGCGAAAGTCGCAGCTGATTTTTACGGAATTGATGCAGATTGTTTTAGTGGGGGAGTGGAAGTGACAGCATTCAATAAAAACGCTGTCGACTCCCTAATAAGATTTGGTTTTAAAATGACCAAAGAAGGTGTTGAAAATCCAATTTATGCTATTCGCTGGGATGACGTTCATGAACCCATAAAAATGTATTCGAAGTTATATGATGACCCACTAAACTCGAGAACTCATTTTGCGGCCATTATGACTTGTGCACATGCCGATGAAAATTGCCCTGTTGTAATGGGATGTGAACAAAGAATTCCGATTCGATATAGTGACCCCAAAAAATATGACAATACACCTTTGCAAAACACAATGTATGATCATTGTAGCTTTCGAATAGCTACTGAAATGTTCTATGTTTTTAGTCAGATAGAAAAATGA
- a CDS encoding MIP/aquaporin family protein, protein MKAFLGELIGTMILVIIGCGTVAIAVLFGALNLYGVALFFGAGVTVAIYASRSMCPAHLNPAVSFAFMLRKALNFRRFFEFVGAQLIGAMLGAIVLLLIFNGFIEEYESANEIVRGSEGSYHSAAMFGEYFPNPGFESELQVSHYQAIFWEGIGTFFLMLSILYVQRIQEIIKIPAPVIIGLTVALLIILIAPYTQGGFNPARDFGPRIIAYFGGWEKAAFPEVSFGFLTVYILGPILGASLATLITKLRR, encoded by the coding sequence ATGAAAGCTTTTCTTGGAGAGCTCATAGGGACAATGATCCTCGTAATCATAGGCTGTGGAACGGTGGCTATAGCCGTTTTATTTGGAGCTTTAAATTTATACGGTGTTGCTCTGTTTTTTGGAGCAGGTGTTACGGTGGCAATTTACGCGTCAAGGTCAATGTGTCCAGCTCATCTGAATCCAGCGGTAAGCTTCGCATTTATGCTTCGAAAGGCACTTAATTTCCGTAGGTTTTTTGAGTTTGTAGGTGCCCAGTTAATTGGAGCCATGCTCGGAGCGATTGTTTTGCTATTAATTTTCAACGGATTCATTGAGGAGTATGAATCTGCCAATGAAATTGTGAGAGGCAGCGAAGGATCTTACCATTCCGCTGCGATGTTTGGAGAGTATTTTCCTAACCCTGGTTTTGAGAGTGAACTCCAAGTTTCGCATTATCAAGCCATTTTTTGGGAAGGTATCGGCACGTTTTTCTTGATGCTGTCCATTCTCTACGTGCAACGAATTCAGGAGATAATCAAAATCCCAGCTCCGGTAATTATTGGACTAACGGTTGCCCTACTTATAATTCTCATTGCTCCCTACACGCAAGGGGGGTTTAACCCAGCAAGAGATTTCGGACCACGAATCATAGCCTATTTTGGAGGGTGGGAAAAAGCAGCATTTCCTGAAGTTTCGTTTGGGTTTTTAACGGTCTATATACTAGGGCCAATTTTAGGAGCGAGTTTGGCTACCCTAATCACTAAACTTAGGCGTTAA